A segment of the Cyanobacteria bacterium GSL.Bin1 genome:
GCTGTCGAAACTCTGCGAATGACCTGGGTTCATCAATATTGGGTTGAGCAGGGTCAACTTCATTGGCGCTCTCACCAAGATTTACCTCCGGCGGGAATGCGCTCAAATTCTCCCTACGACCCTGAAGCTCGTTATGGCAATAAGCGTCACACCACTTGGCTCGGTTACAAAGTCCATCTGACCGAGACCTGTGAAAAGAATCAAGTTCATCTGATTACCAATGTGAAAACCACAGAGGCTCATCTGGCTGATGTCGACCAAACCGAATCGATTCATCAATCCTTAGCGGACAAAGAATTATTACCCCAAGAACATTTGGTAGATGCGGGTTATGTGGATGGAACTCTGTTGGTTAACAGTAAACAACAATATGGACTTGACCTGGTAGGTCCCGTCCGAGATAACGTAAGTTGGCAGTCCAAAGAGCCTGATGCCTATGATCTGAGTCGATTTAAAATCAACTGGAAAACTCAACAAGCCACCTGTCCTCAAGGAGTTAAAAGTACAAAAAAATGGACGGTTCATCAAGATCAATGGGATAATACCGTCATCGGCATTAAATTTCCTCGCCAAGCTTGCCGAGAGTGTCAGTTTCGCCACTTATGTACCCGTTCTCGGACTGAGCCGAGAGAGTTAACTGTCCGTCCGCAACCCGAGCATTTAGCAATTCTCAAAAGGCGCCAACAACAACAGACCCCAAAATGGTCGAAGCAGTATAATCGCCGTGCGGGAGTAGAAGGGACAATTTCTCAGGGAGTACGTGCCTTGGGTTTACGGAACTCTCGTTATGTTGGTTTGGAAAAGGTGCATTTACAACATATCTTGACAGCCACGGCGATGAATGTGCTTCGTCTGTTCGCGTGGTTTGAGGGAGTGCCTTTAGCTCAAACTCGTGTTTCTTCCTTCGCTAAGTTAGCTCCAGATTAGCTAGACTGGTGAATTATTTTTCTTCGATTTGGCTTGTATTAAGTTCGTCAGCAGTATCAGTTGCTACTCAAACCCCTCATACCGTATTACTTCCCCAACTCCCCCGAAAATTTTTGCTCTCCCTCCGGCATAAGGAAAGCAGAATAACCGTAATTTAGCTTGGGAATTGGGTTGAGAATAGGCGATCCAAGAATTAGATGTTGATGTGGAAGTCATTGCCATGCCACTGGTAAAACTAAATGGACGGTGAAGCCAAGGGAAATGATCCAAAATTGAATGTGGATTTCCCTGGCTTCTGATTAAGCTAGCCATTTCAAAAGAAATGATTTAGGAATTAACAACAGTTTCCTCCATTTTTTGCCTTAAACTGAGCGGTCGCATGTCCGTCCAAACTTCCTTGATATAGTCTAAGCATTCTTGTTTAGAACCACTTTTACCCACATCATTCCAACCGAGCGGGTTGTCCCAACGAACTGGCCAGATAGAATATTGTTCCTCGTGATTGACCACAACTTTATAGATAGTGTTATCTTCTTGATTGTCTCCCATCATGGTTTGACCTCCTGATTAAGTTATTGAACTGCTTCTTGTTCGGCTTTGACGGGTTCTAAATACCCATAACCTGCTAAGGTTTCTAGATTGAGATTGGCAATACATCGAACGGGAACGTAATTCAGGGTCAGATTTCCCACAAGGCGAATGGTTCCAGTTCCTTGCTCGAAGTT
Coding sequences within it:
- a CDS encoding IS1182 family transposase, which translates into the protein MSLHPQSIQPIPPLTQEVAHQAFPEGNSYMTLRDELGTFYNDEDFAELYATEGQPALRPWRLVLVCVMQYMSNLSDRGAIAAVAARIDWKYALGLELSDPGFDASVLSLFRSRLLKGGKEKLVLDKLLERCQQLNLIKARGQARTDSTHILASIRNLNRLEYVGETLRAALNALAVVAPDWLSSIIEDDWFERYSKPVEDSRLPKGTEARNLMAETIGRDGLRILEEIYDHPATPQWLREIPAVETLRMTWVHQYWVEQGQLHWRSHQDLPPAGMRSNSPYDPEARYGNKRHTTWLGYKVHLTETCEKNQVHLITNVKTTEAHLADVDQTESIHQSLADKELLPQEHLVDAGYVDGTLLVNSKQQYGLDLVGPVRDNVSWQSKEPDAYDLSRFKINWKTQQATCPQGVKSTKKWTVHQDQWDNTVIGIKFPRQACRECQFRHLCTRSRTEPRELTVRPQPEHLAILKRRQQQQTPKWSKQYNRRAGVEGTISQGVRALGLRNSRYVGLEKVHLQHILTATAMNVLRLFAWFEGVPLAQTRVSSFAKLAPD
- a CDS encoding MbtH family NRPS accessory protein is translated as MMGDNQEDNTIYKVVVNHEEQYSIWPVRWDNPLGWNDVGKSGSKQECLDYIKEVWTDMRPLSLRQKMEETVVNS